In Flavobacterium endoglycinae, one DNA window encodes the following:
- a CDS encoding sodium/sugar symporter, translating to MNQNLSFADYAVFIIYFIVVSVYGYTVYRKRKQDEHDAKAYFLAEGNLTWWAIGASLIASNISAEQFIGMSGEGFFLGIAVAAYEWLAAVALIIVAVWFIPVYLKNKIYTMPQFLKTRYNESTALIMAVFWLFLYVFVNLTSILYLGAVAINGLAGGEYLHVIMVGLAVFALLISLGGMKVVAYTDVIQVAVLIIGGLVTSYIALTTVGQSFGVGQNAIEGFKVLMREAPDHFKMIIPKPTPTSSQLEIDKYLTFPGLLSYAAGIWIINLNYWGCNQYITQRALGADLQTARTGILFAGMLKLLMPLIVMLPGIAAYVLYTNGHLPQLEGGVKDEAYSAVLTFLPTGLKGLSVAALTAAIVASLAGKVNSISTIYTLDVHKKYIQKDAGEKQQVNIGRFAVFAAMLLAVLFTWNDILGIGGVGGFTYIQKYTGFISPGVFAMFFLGMFWKRTTGSAAIVGVILGFVLSVLFNEYAPALFGNDTLLYTAYPNGKGGFEIPFHICMGLSFFFTMLVMILMSFAGPKVNPKAFETEPGMFKVKPQTTVLIVITLLIIVALYVKFW from the coding sequence ATGAACCAGAACCTCTCTTTCGCAGACTATGCGGTTTTTATTATCTATTTTATAGTAGTCTCTGTGTACGGTTACACTGTTTACCGCAAGCGTAAACAAGATGAACACGACGCAAAGGCTTATTTTTTGGCCGAAGGTAACTTAACTTGGTGGGCTATTGGAGCTTCATTAATCGCCTCTAACATCTCTGCAGAGCAATTCATCGGAATGAGTGGTGAAGGTTTCTTTTTAGGAATCGCTGTTGCTGCCTATGAGTGGCTTGCCGCTGTTGCACTTATTATTGTTGCAGTTTGGTTTATACCTGTATATCTTAAAAATAAGATTTACACGATGCCTCAATTCTTAAAAACCCGTTACAATGAATCAACAGCACTTATTATGGCTGTTTTCTGGTTGTTTTTATATGTTTTTGTAAACTTGACTTCTATTTTATATTTAGGAGCTGTTGCCATTAACGGTCTTGCCGGAGGAGAATATCTTCATGTTATTATGGTTGGTTTAGCAGTTTTTGCTTTGCTAATTTCATTAGGAGGAATGAAAGTGGTTGCTTATACAGACGTTATTCAAGTTGCCGTTTTAATTATCGGAGGTTTGGTAACTTCTTATATCGCCTTAACAACAGTTGGCCAATCATTTGGTGTTGGTCAAAATGCGATCGAAGGCTTCAAAGTCTTGATGAGAGAAGCGCCAGATCATTTCAAAATGATTATTCCAAAACCAACTCCAACATCTTCTCAATTAGAGATCGACAAATATTTGACTTTCCCTGGTTTACTATCTTACGCAGCAGGTATCTGGATCATCAACCTAAACTACTGGGGATGTAACCAATACATTACCCAAAGAGCACTTGGTGCAGATTTACAAACAGCACGTACAGGTATCTTGTTTGCTGGTATGTTGAAATTATTAATGCCGCTTATTGTAATGTTACCAGGCATTGCTGCTTATGTTTTATATACAAACGGACATTTACCTCAATTAGAAGGAGGCGTAAAAGATGAGGCTTACTCTGCTGTATTAACATTCCTGCCAACAGGATTAAAAGGTCTTTCTGTTGCTGCATTAACAGCTGCGATTGTAGCTTCATTAGCTGGAAAAGTAAATAGTATTTCAACTATCTATACATTAGACGTACATAAAAAATACATCCAAAAAGACGCTGGTGAAAAACAACAAGTAAATATTGGACGTTTTGCCGTATTCGCAGCCATGCTTTTAGCCGTATTATTTACATGGAATGACATTTTAGGTATTGGTGGTGTTGGTGGTTTCACTTACATCCAAAAATATACTGGATTCATCAGCCCTGGGGTTTTTGCTATGTTCTTCCTTGGTATGTTCTGGAAAAGAACTACTGGTTCAGCTGCAATTGTAGGTGTAATTTTAGGATTCGTGTTATCTGTTTTATTCAACGAATATGCTCCGGCATTATTTGGAAACGACACACTTTTATATACAGCATATCCTAACGGAAAAGGTGGATTCGAAATTCCGTTCCACATTTGTATGGGATTATCATTCTTCTTCACTATGTTAGTAATGATTTTAATGAGTTTTGCTGGTCCAAAAGTGAACCCAAAAGCGTTCGAAACAGAACCTGGAATGTTCAAAGTAAAACCACAAACTACCGTTTTAATTGTAATTACATTACTTATTATAGTGGCACTTTATGTTAAATTCTGGTAA